A genomic stretch from Anaerococcus mediterraneensis includes:
- the hydE gene encoding [FeFe] hydrogenase H-cluster radical SAM maturase HydE gives MRQVNHIDTETLKNWIEDESITQTLSKRADKIRREVYGNKVYIRGLIEVSNICKNDCFYCGIRRSNKDITRYRLGKREILSAAEFGYDLGFRTFVMQGGEDRAFTKDFLVDVISDIKEKFPDTAITLSLGERSFDDYKAFFDAGADRYLLREETSNPDHYDKLHPKSMDLGNRQRCLYDLKKIGYQVGGGFMVDSPYQKTEDLIMDIRFLEKLEPDMIGIGPYLVSHDTPFKNFSDGSFTKTLRLVSILRIIFPYALIPATTALGTINPDGRRLGLMAGANVLMPNLTPGDVKKSYNLYDNKLNTGLEAAEAKKALEKEIASFGYQIVDDRGDVSDFGK, from the coding sequence ATGAGACAGGTCAACCACATTGACACAGAAACTTTGAAAAATTGGATAGAAGATGAGTCTATAACCCAGACCTTATCTAAAAGAGCTGATAAGATTAGAAGAGAGGTCTATGGCAACAAGGTCTATATCAGGGGCTTGATTGAGGTTTCAAATATTTGCAAAAATGATTGTTTTTATTGTGGGATCAGAAGGTCAAATAAAGATATAACTAGGTATAGGCTTGGAAAGAGAGAGATACTTTCGGCAGCAGAATTTGGCTATGACCTTGGCTTTAGGACCTTTGTTATGCAGGGCGGAGAAGATAGGGCCTTTACAAAGGATTTTTTGGTAGATGTCATAAGTGATATCAAAGAAAAATTTCCGGATACAGCCATAACCCTGTCTTTGGGCGAAAGGTCCTTTGATGACTACAAGGCCTTTTTTGATGCTGGTGCTGATAGGTATTTGCTCAGAGAAGAAACTTCAAATCCTGATCACTATGATAAACTCCACCCAAAATCCATGGACCTTGGGAATAGGCAAAGATGCCTTTATGACCTAAAAAAAATCGGCTACCAAGTAGGAGGCGGTTTTATGGTTGATAGTCCCTACCAAAAAACTGAAGATTTGATCATGGATATTAGGTTTTTAGAAAAACTAGAGCCAGATATGATCGGTATAGGGCCATATCTTGTAAGCCATGATACGCCCTTCAAAAATTTTTCTGATGGGTCTTTTACAAAGACACTCAGGCTTGTTTCTATACTTAGGATCATCTTTCCTTACGCCCTCATACCAGCAACCACAGCCCTAGGGACAATAAATCCTGATGGCAGAAGGCTGGGCCTTATGGCAGGGGCCAATGTCTTGATGCCAAACCTGACCCCAGGAGATGTAAAAAAATCCTACAATCTCTACGATAACAAGCTAAATACAGGACTTGAGGCAGCAGAAGCCAAAAAAGCCCTAGAAAAAGAAATAGCCTCCTTTGGCTACCAAATAGTAGATGACAGGGGAGATGTGTCGGATTTTGGGAAATGA
- the hydG gene encoding [FeFe] hydrogenase H-cluster radical SAM maturase HydG — MIKYDPKSKNAEEFINHDEILQTLAYGRENAHNRKLISQILKKAKEAKGLDHREAFVLLSCKEDDLNEEIYKLAKELKYKFYANRIVLFAPLYLSNYCVNGCVYCPYHGQNRSIPRKKLSQDEIRDQVIALQDLGHKRLALEAGEDPINNPIDYILESIHTIYNIKHKNGAIRRVNVNIAATTVENYRKLKEAEIGTYILFQETYNKENYEALHKFGPKSNYAYHTEAMDRAMEGGIDDVGMGVLYGLDSYEYEFIGQLMHAEHMEARFNVGPHTISVPRIQPADDIDPDDFDNSLSDDMFAKLVACIRIAAPYTGMIVSTRESEAMRNRLLDLGISQLSGGSKTSVGGYTEKETKGSDQFELADTRSLDEVVNWLIEKDHVPSFCTACYRKGRTGEVFMGMVKKHGIGNICHPNALVTLKEYAVDYASDQTAKHAAALIEKELENIPNPDVREMTRKNIEKIEEGQRDIYI, encoded by the coding sequence ATGATTAAATACGATCCCAAAAGCAAAAATGCAGAAGAATTTATCAACCATGATGAGATTTTACAGACCCTAGCTTATGGTAGGGAAAATGCTCACAATAGGAAGTTGATAAGTCAAATTTTAAAAAAAGCAAAGGAAGCTAAGGGACTTGACCATAGAGAGGCCTTTGTCCTTTTATCCTGCAAGGAAGATGACCTAAATGAGGAAATTTATAAACTTGCCAAGGAATTAAAATACAAATTTTATGCAAATAGGATAGTGCTCTTTGCACCTCTTTATCTATCAAATTATTGTGTAAATGGCTGTGTATATTGCCCTTATCACGGACAAAATAGGTCTATACCTAGGAAAAAACTTAGCCAAGATGAGATCAGGGACCAGGTTATAGCCCTACAGGATTTAGGCCACAAAAGGCTAGCCCTAGAGGCAGGAGAAGACCCAATAAATAATCCAATTGACTACATACTCGAGTCTATCCATACAATTTATAATATAAAACACAAAAATGGGGCTATTAGGCGAGTCAATGTAAATATAGCAGCCACTACTGTAGAAAATTATAGGAAATTAAAGGAAGCAGAGATCGGCACCTATATCCTCTTCCAAGAAACCTACAACAAAGAAAACTACGAAGCCCTCCACAAATTTGGACCAAAATCAAACTATGCCTACCATACAGAAGCCATGGATAGGGCTATGGAAGGGGGCATAGATGATGTGGGAATGGGAGTGCTTTACGGACTTGATTCTTATGAATATGAATTTATCGGCCAATTAATGCATGCTGAGCATATGGAAGCACGTTTTAATGTTGGTCCTCACACAATTTCTGTACCAAGAATCCAGCCAGCTGATGACATAGATCCAGATGATTTTGACAATTCCCTATCAGATGACATGTTTGCAAAACTTGTTGCCTGCATCAGGATTGCTGCACCTTATACAGGTATGATTGTCTCAACTCGTGAGTCAGAAGCCATGAGAAATAGGCTTCTAGACCTTGGGATAAGCCAGCTATCAGGCGGATCAAAAACATCTGTCGGTGGCTATACAGAAAAAGAAACAAAGGGAAGCGACCAATTTGAGCTTGCCGACACTAGGAGTCTAGATGAGGTTGTAAATTGGCTAATCGAAAAGGACCACGTTCCATCATTCTGCACTGCTTGTTACAGAAAAGGCAGGACTGGAGAAGTCTTTATGGGCATGGTCAAAAAACATGGTATTGGAAATATCTGCCATCCAAATGCCCTTGTGACCCTAAAAGAATACGCAGTTGACTACGCAAGCGATCAAACCGCTAAACACGCGGCAGCCCTTATAGAAAAAGAACTAGAAAATATACCAAATCCAGATGTCAGAGAAATGACCAGAAAAAATATAGAAAAAATCGAGGAAGGCCAGCGTGACATTTATATCTAA
- the hydF gene encoding [FeFe] hydrogenase H-cluster maturation GTPase HydF produces the protein MTFISKTAMSERVHIGIFGKTNAGKSTLLNYLTGTDTAIVSPIEGTTTDPIRKPMEITDFGPVVFVDTAGTSDETVLGSRRYEKTLAEIDKVDIFLYLLSPGDDLEMVKSFGDKPVIFLAMKVDIGDGKNLLKEFADKNPIGVDVRSLDSREAIFEKIKALYKKEDLSITKNLVKKGDMVVLVMPQDKAAPKDRLIKPQVMTIREIIDKGASAICTDLDNFEKTIGNLKKIDLIITDSQAFKTVHEKKPKDVKLTSFSVLFSAFKGDIDYFIESAKILDSDIKNILIAEACTHPPIDEDIGTVKIPRMLRKIHPGVNIDFVRGTDPIDYDKYDLIIACGSCMFNRTQVLNRVKKAKENLTPMTNYGIAIAKINNILDKIAIPD, from the coding sequence GTGACATTTATATCTAAAACTGCCATGAGTGAGAGGGTTCACATTGGGATTTTTGGAAAGACCAATGCAGGCAAGTCCACCCTCCTAAACTATCTGACAGGGACAGATACAGCCATAGTTTCGCCTATAGAGGGGACAACAACAGATCCTATCAGAAAACCTATGGAGATTACAGATTTTGGACCAGTTGTTTTTGTAGATACGGCTGGGACTTCTGATGAAACTGTCCTAGGGTCTAGGAGGTATGAAAAAACCCTAGCAGAGATAGACAAGGTAGATATTTTTCTCTACCTCCTAAGCCCAGGCGATGACCTAGAGATGGTAAAAAGTTTTGGGGATAAGCCTGTGATTTTCCTAGCTATGAAGGTAGACATAGGCGATGGCAAAAATCTCCTAAAAGAATTTGCTGACAAAAATCCTATAGGAGTGGATGTCAGATCCTTAGACTCAAGGGAAGCGATTTTTGAAAAAATAAAGGCCCTCTATAAAAAAGAGGACCTATCTATAACAAAAAATCTTGTAAAAAAGGGCGACATGGTAGTCCTTGTCATGCCCCAGGATAAGGCAGCTCCCAAGGATAGGCTTATAAAACCCCAAGTCATGACCATAAGAGAAATCATAGACAAGGGGGCAAGTGCCATCTGTACAGACCTAGATAATTTTGAAAAGACCATAGGAAATCTCAAAAAAATTGACCTCATCATCACTGATAGCCAGGCTTTTAAAACTGTCCATGAGAAAAAGCCCAAGGACGTAAAACTTACTAGCTTTTCGGTTTTGTTTTCTGCCTTCAAGGGTGACATAGACTATTTTATAGAGTCAGCCAAGATCTTGGATTCTGATATAAAAAATATCCTCATAGCAGAAGCCTGTACCCATCCGCCAATAGATGAGGACATTGGGACAGTCAAAATCCCAAGGATGCTAAGAAAAATCCACCCAGGGGTAAATATAGATTTTGTCAGGGGGACTGACCCTATCGACTATGACAAATATGACCTGATCATAGCCTGTGGATCATGTATGTTTAACAGAACCCAGGTTTTAAATAGGGTCAAAAAAGCCAAAGAAAACCTGACCCCTATGACTAATTATGGGATAGCCATAGCAAAAATAAATAATATTTTAGATAAAATAGCCATTCCTGATTGA